From Oryza sativa Japonica Group chromosome 4, ASM3414082v1, one genomic window encodes:
- the LOC4334888 gene encoding E3 ubiquitin-protein ligase WAV3 codes for MGTGWRRALCTSVRRDPEQQEVKRRGEAPSPRCGGGSRLGGFFSAISSSHSSSNPATTTPTLRCRTKPKPQSSSSDHQQQLPSSAPAPKKRMPLLQALSVPSSPRSPSRFALLKASILPNKSRCGVCSHGVKTGAAAVFTAECSHSFHFPCIAAHAHALAAATALSCPVCAAPWRQAPFINKRTTTTDDHKRKSYDDDEPLLAPKAAAGAFNPIPEDDEDDATEFRGFFPARPRSGLAVTLAPDAALVSAGRRHGKYVVAVRVKAPALRSSPSTRAPIDLVTVLDVSQGMMGDKLHMLKRGMRLVIASLGPADRLAIVAFSGAAKRLLPLRRMTRQGQRSARQIVDRLVVCAAAQGQEQPQAVCVGDALRKATKVLEDRRDRNPVATVMLLSDTQQQQQQQQDAIRRPPAAPPATRFTHVEIPIGPGEEPARSALVAEEDDDQFSEHAFAKCLGGLVSVVMQEVQLELAFPTGEITAVYSCGHGQQAVALGGGGGGAAVSVSLGEMYAEEERELLVELRAPLSQSHPHSLSVRCSYREPASQETVRGAEQQLVVPALHGGSSSRRLHDLFVATRAVAESRRLAELNDYATAIHLLSSARAVVVQSAEQGLVGSLDTELSDMRWRRGQSAGRRRGGESEETPVGTPRARGGEPLTPTSAWRAAEQLAKVAIMRKSMNRVSDLHGFENARF; via the exons atggGGACGGGGTGGCGGAGGGCACTGTGCACGTCGGTCCGGCGAGATCCGGAGCAACAAGAGGTGAAGAGGCGAGGAGAGGCCCCAAGCCCCCGGTGTGGAGGAGGCAGCAGGCTGGGTGGCTTCTTCTCCGCCATCTCCAGCAGCCATAGCAGCAGTAATCCAGCAACAACGACGCCCACCCTGCGATGCCGCACCAAACCAAAGCCACAGTCCAGCAGCAGcgaccaccagcagcagcttcCGTCGTCCGCGCCGGCGCCCAAGAAGAGGATGCCTCTGCTGCAGGCTCTCTCCGTGCCATCCTCGCCCAGATCCCCCTCCAGATTCGCCCTCCTCAAGGCCTCCATCCTGCCCAACAAG AGCCGGTGCGGCGTGTGCTCCCACGGCGTGAagaccggcgcggcggcggtgttcaCGGCGGAGTGCTCCCACTCCTTCCACTTCCCCTGCATcgccgcccacgcccacgccctcgccgccgccaccgctctctCCTGCCCCGTCTGCGCCGCGCCATGGCGCCAGGCCCCCTTCATCAACaagcgcaccaccaccaccgacgaCCACAAGCGCAAGtcctacgacgacgacgagccccTCCTCGCGCccaaggccgccgccggcgccttcAACCCTATCcccgaggacgacgaggacgacgccaCCGAGTTCAGGGGCTTCTTCCCGGCGCGCCCCAGGAGCGGGCTGGCCGTCACCCTCGCCCCGGACGCCGCCCTCGTGTCCGCTGGGCGGAGGCACGGCAAGTACGTGGTGGCCGTGAGGGTGAAGGCGCCCGCCCTGCGCTCCTCGCCCTCCACGCGCGCCCCCATCGACCTCGTCACCGTCCTCGACGTCAGCCAGGGCATGATGGGCGACAAGCTTCACATGCTCAAGAGAGGCATGCGCCTCGTCATCGCCTCTCTCGGCCCCGCCGACCgcctcgccatcgtcgccttctccggcgccgccaagcgcctcctcccgctgcGCCGGATGACGCGCCAGGGCCAGCGCTCCGCCCGCCAGATCGTCGATCGCCTTGTcgtctgcgccgccgcccaggGCCAGGAACAGCCGCAGGCCGTCTGCGTTGGCGACGCGCTGCGCAAGGCCACCAAGGTGCTCGAGGACCGCCGCGACCGCAACCCCGTCGCCACCGTCATGCTCCTCTCCgacacgcagcagcagcagcagcagcagcaggatgcGATCCGGCGCCCGCCAGCCGCCCCTCCGGCCACGCGATTCACGCACGTCGAGATCCCCATCGGGCCAGGGGAGGAGCCGGCCCGGTCGGcgctggtggcggaggaggacgacgaccagTTCTCGGAGCACGCCTTCGCGAAATGCCTGGGCGGCCTCGTCAGCGTGGTGATGCAGGAGGTGCAGCTGGAGCTGGCGTTCCCGACGGGCGAGATCACGGCGGTGTACTCGTGCGGCCACGGGCAGCAGGCGGTGGCCCttgggggcggtggcggcggcgcggcggtgagTGTCTCCCTGGGCGAGATGTACGCGGAGGAAGAGCGGGAGCTGCTGGTGGAGCTGCGCGCGCCGCTGAGCCAGAGCCACCCACACTCGCTGTCCGTGCGGTGCAGCTACCGTGAGCCGGCGTCGCAGGAGACGGTGCGCGGCGCGGAGCAGCAGCTGGTGGTGCCGGCCCTCCACGGCGGGAGCTCGTCGCGGCGGCTGCACGACCTGTTCGTGGCGACACGGGCGGTGGCCGAGTCGCGGCGGCTGGCGGAGCTGAACGACTACGCGACGGCCATCCACCTGCTGTCGTCGGcgcgggcggtggtggtgcaGTCGGCGGAGCAGGGGCTGGTTGGCAGCCTGGACACGGAGCTGAGCGAcatgcggtggcggcgcgggcagTCGGCAGGcaggcggcgtggcggcgagtCGGAGGAGACTCCGGTGGGGACGCCGCGGGCGCGGGGGGGAGAGCCGCTGACGCcgacgtcggcgtggcgcgcggcggAGCAGCTGGCCAAGGTGGCCATCATGCGCAAGTCCATGAACCGTGTCAGCGATCTCCACGGTTTCGAGAACGCCAGATTCTGA